A region from the Ctenopharyngodon idella isolate HZGC_01 chromosome 13, HZGC01, whole genome shotgun sequence genome encodes:
- the LOC127525229 gene encoding uncharacterized protein LOC127525229 isoform X2 — translation MPITVLSMVHRKAEVTAPLREEYESIANPDLESEVSDSDGPECSSVPDVTEGQKTVLTDFEFSSEESCDEESEDRSSRWSKGDSFWSKYPPQSDTRTFSQSCQGPALESLLVTPKDAWELFISENIIDEILQCTNLGGQRAASAKGKMWQKVTKEELNAFIGLSLLIGLERNSDVPIRELFMDPLQNPIYRATMSVGRYQDLHGCLQFDDKKTRVLREASDHIAAFRNVWDLFLINCRKRFIPRDCVTVGEQLVPFHGRCKFLQHLPSLPTKYGIKIFWMCDAEVPYAIDAVIYTGRQPAEETEENLAENTVLRLSDGLQQKGLNITMDSYFTSVPLAEKLFEKNLTMVGTLDHKNPHVPPIMKPSKLRALHTSEFGFCGNVSMVSYVPKRKKAEILLSTLHTSKALNETSAKNKPEVFQYYNRTKGGVNNVQQTANIYTCKRRTKRWPMVLWYNMLNIAIVNSYSIFNAQHPSFMGGGHNTQRMFLKELVKELVVPQIHRRREESHRLSKNILEAMGRCGVPTSLSAVTSEIQEQNCQSKRRKRCYYCRAARDRKVNTYCCECSKPVCREHSHIVVICYQCMR, via the exons ATGCCAATAACTG ttttgtcCATGGTGCACAGAAAGGCTGAGGTTACAGCTCCATTAAGAGAAGAATATGAATCCATTGCTAACCCTGATTTAGAATCGGAGGTCTCTGATAGTGATGGGCCAGAATGCAGCAGTGTCCCAGATGTGACAGAGGGCCAGAAAACTGTCCTCACAGACTTTGAGTTCTCATCTGAGGAATCCTGTGATGAGGAGAGCGAAGATCGCTCGAGTAGATGGAGCAAAGGAGACTCTTTTTGGAGCAAATATCCTCCTCAAAGTGACACTAGGACCTTCTCGCAGAGCTGTCAAGGGCCTGCACTTGAATCACTACTGGTGACACCTAAAGATGCTTGGGAGCTTTTCATAAGTGAAAACATCATTGATGAAATCCTGCAATGCACCAACTTGGGTGGACAGAGAGCAGCATCAGCAAAAGGCAAAATGTGGCAAAAGGTCACTAAGGAAGAGCTAAATGCCTTTATTGGTCTAAGCCTTCTCATCGGTTTAGAGAGAAATAGTGATGTCCCAATACGGGAACTGTTTATGGATCCGTTACAGAACCCAATTTATCGAGCTACCATGTCTGTTGGAAGATATCAAGACCTTCATGGATGCCTGCAATTTGATGACAAGAAAACCAGAGTGCTAAGAGAGGCATCAGACCACATTGCTGCCTTCCGAAATGTGTGGGACCTGTTCCTGATCAACTGTAGGAAAAGGTTCATCCCCAGGGATTGTGTCACTGTGGGCGAGCAGCTCGTGCCATTCCATGGAAGATGCAAGTTTCTGCAACACTTGCCAAGCCTCCCAACCAAGTATGGCATAAAAATTTTTTGGATGTGCGATGCCGAGGTCCCCTACGCCATTGATGCTGTCATCTACACAGGCAGACAGCCAGCAGAGGAGACTGAAGAGAACCTTGCAGAGAACACAGTTCTAAGGTTGTCCGATGGACTTCAGCaaaaag GTCTCAACATTACAATGGACAGCTACTTCACCAGTGTCCCTCTGGCAGAGAAACTTTTTGAGAAAAACTTGACCATGGTTGGAACCCTTGACCATAAGAATCCACACGTGCCACCGATTATGAAGCCATCCAAGTTACGAGCGCTACATACTTCTGAGTTTGGTTTTTGTGGCAATGTGTCCATGGTGAGCTATgtaccaaaaagaaaaaaggcagAGATTCTTTTAAGCACGTTGCATACCAGCAAAGCACTGAATGAAACAAGTGCTAAAAACAAGCCAGAGGTTTTCCAGTACTACAACCGCACCAAAGGAGGAGTCAACAATGTTCAGCAAACGGCCAACATTTACACCTGCAAGCGCCGTACAAAGAGGTGGCCCATGGTGCTGTGGTATAACATGTTGAATATTGCCATTGTAAACTCCTACTCCATTTTCAATGCTCAGCACCCTAGCTTCATGGGAGGTGGTCATAACACTCAGCGGATGTTCTTAAAAGAGCTAGTGAAAGAGCTTGTAGTGCCTCAGATTCATAGGCGCAGAGAAGAAAGCCATAGATTATCCAAGAACATCCTTGAGGCCATGGGGAGGTGTGGGGTACCAACATCACTGTCAGCTGTCACTTCTGAAATCCAAGAACAGAACTGTCAGAGCAAAAGAAGAAAGAGATGTTACTACTGTCGAGCTGCAAGAGACAGAAAAGTGAACACCTACTGTTGTGAATGCAGTAAACCTGTCTGCAGAGAACACAGCCACATAGTAGTGATTTGCTACCAGTGCATGCGTTAA
- the LOC127525229 gene encoding uncharacterized protein LOC127525229 isoform X1 produces the protein MEQGLPSEKAISQDGCLKSENELQTDFIQSEIQVKVEPDQDDSSLLDVNELPRFNGHIKEEILDLGLQILPDGLMPPVEMEEDLEIATNSRTSPDEPNRRTGSSSKRKRINKRKATNASSHTIRCPTKQILSMVHRKAEVTAPLREEYESIANPDLESEVSDSDGPECSSVPDVTEGQKTVLTDFEFSSEESCDEESEDRSSRWSKGDSFWSKYPPQSDTRTFSQSCQGPALESLLVTPKDAWELFISENIIDEILQCTNLGGQRAASAKGKMWQKVTKEELNAFIGLSLLIGLERNSDVPIRELFMDPLQNPIYRATMSVGRYQDLHGCLQFDDKKTRVLREASDHIAAFRNVWDLFLINCRKRFIPRDCVTVGEQLVPFHGRCKFLQHLPSLPTKYGIKIFWMCDAEVPYAIDAVIYTGRQPAEETEENLAENTVLRLSDGLQQKGLNITMDSYFTSVPLAEKLFEKNLTMVGTLDHKNPHVPPIMKPSKLRALHTSEFGFCGNVSMVSYVPKRKKAEILLSTLHTSKALNETSAKNKPEVFQYYNRTKGGVNNVQQTANIYTCKRRTKRWPMVLWYNMLNIAIVNSYSIFNAQHPSFMGGGHNTQRMFLKELVKELVVPQIHRRREESHRLSKNILEAMGRCGVPTSLSAVTSEIQEQNCQSKRRKRCYYCRAARDRKVNTYCCECSKPVCREHSHIVVICYQCMR, from the exons ATGGAGCAAGGTTTGCCATCTGAAAAAGCGATTTCGCAGGATGGATGcttaaaaagtgaaaatgaattGCAAACAGACTTCATTCAGTCAGAAATACAAGTTAAAGTGGAACCTGATCAAGATGATTCTTCATTGCTTGATGTGAATGAACTCCCTCGTTTTAATGGGCATATTAAGGAGGAGATTTTGGACCTTGGTCTGCAAATCTTACCAGATGGCCTAATGCCTCCAGTTGAGATGGAAGAAGACCTTGAAATCGCAACAAACTCGCGCACTTCTCCAGATGAACCAAACAGAAGAACTGGTTCGTCAAGCAAACGAAAgagaataaataaaagaaaagcaACTAATGCATCAAGCCATACAATAAGATGTCCGACAAAGCAGA ttttgtcCATGGTGCACAGAAAGGCTGAGGTTACAGCTCCATTAAGAGAAGAATATGAATCCATTGCTAACCCTGATTTAGAATCGGAGGTCTCTGATAGTGATGGGCCAGAATGCAGCAGTGTCCCAGATGTGACAGAGGGCCAGAAAACTGTCCTCACAGACTTTGAGTTCTCATCTGAGGAATCCTGTGATGAGGAGAGCGAAGATCGCTCGAGTAGATGGAGCAAAGGAGACTCTTTTTGGAGCAAATATCCTCCTCAAAGTGACACTAGGACCTTCTCGCAGAGCTGTCAAGGGCCTGCACTTGAATCACTACTGGTGACACCTAAAGATGCTTGGGAGCTTTTCATAAGTGAAAACATCATTGATGAAATCCTGCAATGCACCAACTTGGGTGGACAGAGAGCAGCATCAGCAAAAGGCAAAATGTGGCAAAAGGTCACTAAGGAAGAGCTAAATGCCTTTATTGGTCTAAGCCTTCTCATCGGTTTAGAGAGAAATAGTGATGTCCCAATACGGGAACTGTTTATGGATCCGTTACAGAACCCAATTTATCGAGCTACCATGTCTGTTGGAAGATATCAAGACCTTCATGGATGCCTGCAATTTGATGACAAGAAAACCAGAGTGCTAAGAGAGGCATCAGACCACATTGCTGCCTTCCGAAATGTGTGGGACCTGTTCCTGATCAACTGTAGGAAAAGGTTCATCCCCAGGGATTGTGTCACTGTGGGCGAGCAGCTCGTGCCATTCCATGGAAGATGCAAGTTTCTGCAACACTTGCCAAGCCTCCCAACCAAGTATGGCATAAAAATTTTTTGGATGTGCGATGCCGAGGTCCCCTACGCCATTGATGCTGTCATCTACACAGGCAGACAGCCAGCAGAGGAGACTGAAGAGAACCTTGCAGAGAACACAGTTCTAAGGTTGTCCGATGGACTTCAGCaaaaag GTCTCAACATTACAATGGACAGCTACTTCACCAGTGTCCCTCTGGCAGAGAAACTTTTTGAGAAAAACTTGACCATGGTTGGAACCCTTGACCATAAGAATCCACACGTGCCACCGATTATGAAGCCATCCAAGTTACGAGCGCTACATACTTCTGAGTTTGGTTTTTGTGGCAATGTGTCCATGGTGAGCTATgtaccaaaaagaaaaaaggcagAGATTCTTTTAAGCACGTTGCATACCAGCAAAGCACTGAATGAAACAAGTGCTAAAAACAAGCCAGAGGTTTTCCAGTACTACAACCGCACCAAAGGAGGAGTCAACAATGTTCAGCAAACGGCCAACATTTACACCTGCAAGCGCCGTACAAAGAGGTGGCCCATGGTGCTGTGGTATAACATGTTGAATATTGCCATTGTAAACTCCTACTCCATTTTCAATGCTCAGCACCCTAGCTTCATGGGAGGTGGTCATAACACTCAGCGGATGTTCTTAAAAGAGCTAGTGAAAGAGCTTGTAGTGCCTCAGATTCATAGGCGCAGAGAAGAAAGCCATAGATTATCCAAGAACATCCTTGAGGCCATGGGGAGGTGTGGGGTACCAACATCACTGTCAGCTGTCACTTCTGAAATCCAAGAACAGAACTGTCAGAGCAAAAGAAGAAAGAGATGTTACTACTGTCGAGCTGCAAGAGACAGAAAAGTGAACACCTACTGTTGTGAATGCAGTAAACCTGTCTGCAGAGAACACAGCCACATAGTAGTGATTTGCTACCAGTGCATGCGTTAA